The Deltaproteobacteria bacterium genome window below encodes:
- a CDS encoding metallophosphoesterase has product MGRWLGAAAWCVAAMACGGDPTGEGSGGSGSGSGGSAGTSTASTSAGTTAGTSASTTVADSSGGASTQAGSSSGSDTEVGMPKGEVRFVALGDAGEGNEAQFAVGQTIATVCEERGCDFALYLGDNFYDVGVDSSMDMQFETKFEQPYAPIDFPFHITLGNHDYGLLGNDWSRSQAQIDYSAASDKWSLPAEYYGFQVEHVHFISLDTSQLFWSQDLEAQRTFLRAELAAASDGWTIAFGHHPYISNGDHGNAGNYEGLGGLIGGDAVQEFFEAEVCGKVHVYLSGHDHSRQWLVSQCGTEFIVSGAGAKLTELPHRDDNPTHWEDVATPGFFWVEVVDDSFTGVFFDRDGNAQYERTITL; this is encoded by the coding sequence ATGGGACGATGGCTCGGGGCAGCAGCGTGGTGCGTGGCGGCGATGGCGTGTGGTGGTGATCCGACCGGTGAGGGCAGCGGCGGTAGCGGCAGCGGCTCGGGCGGCAGCGCGGGCACGAGCACCGCGTCGACGAGCGCGGGCACGACGGCCGGTACTTCCGCGAGCACGACGGTGGCGGACTCGAGTGGCGGCGCGTCGACACAGGCCGGCTCGTCCTCGGGCAGCGACACCGAGGTCGGCATGCCCAAGGGCGAGGTCCGCTTCGTCGCGCTCGGCGACGCCGGCGAGGGCAACGAGGCCCAGTTCGCGGTCGGCCAGACCATCGCCACGGTGTGCGAGGAACGCGGCTGCGACTTCGCGCTGTACCTCGGCGACAACTTCTACGATGTCGGCGTGGACTCGAGCATGGACATGCAGTTCGAGACCAAGTTCGAGCAGCCCTACGCGCCGATCGACTTCCCGTTCCACATCACGCTCGGCAACCACGACTACGGCCTGCTCGGCAACGACTGGTCGCGCTCGCAGGCCCAGATCGACTACTCGGCCGCGAGCGACAAGTGGTCGCTGCCGGCGGAGTACTACGGCTTCCAGGTCGAGCACGTGCACTTCATCTCGCTCGACACCTCGCAGCTGTTCTGGTCGCAGGATCTCGAGGCCCAGCGCACGTTCCTGCGCGCCGAGCTCGCCGCGGCGTCGGACGGATGGACGATCGCGTTCGGGCACCACCCGTACATCTCCAACGGCGATCACGGCAACGCGGGCAACTACGAGGGTCTCGGCGGCCTGATCGGTGGCGACGCGGTGCAGGAGTTCTTCGAGGCCGAGGTCTGCGGCAAGGTCCACGTCTATCTCAGCGGCCACGACCACAGCCGCCAGTGGTTGGTCTCGCAGTGCGGCACCGAGTTCATCGTCTCCGGCGCGGGCGCCAAGCTCACCGAGCTGCCGCACCGCGACGACAACCCGACCCACTGGGAAGACGTCGCGACGCCGGGCTTCTTCTGGGTCGAGGTCGTCGACGACAGCTTCACCGGCGTGTTCTTCGATCGCGACGGCAACGCCCAGTACGAGCGCACGATCACGCTCTAA
- a CDS encoding endonuclease/exonuclease/phosphatase family protein, whose translation MPCPLPRPLLALVLTAPLACGDASDGGSGGGSDDGSVATTDGSGTSHADGSSSEGGDGSGSTGGPVVPLGPWRVMSFNVMCSGCTPAGYEPWSARVPHLGDTVRRHDPDLLGTQELFAAAEVAQIEAELPEYTSIWWAAPDADSLDYADAAIFYRSAMFEEVEHGFYWLSPDPDEPYSNGFAAPQLPRLVVWARLRVLADGAEFVFATTHFDNNAPSQEKSAPLVLARTAALADDWPVVMVGDFNAQPTDPAYAILTTGVDGAPPRFDDAFVLADDWHVDTNLTPAPAYDPSGRIDHVFVAGGPWRARDWVADLWGYGPDDQYTSDHFAIAVELSLE comes from the coding sequence ATGCCTTGCCCGCTGCCGCGCCCACTGCTCGCGTTGGTCCTCACCGCGCCGCTCGCCTGCGGCGATGCCAGCGACGGGGGCAGCGGCGGGGGCAGCGACGACGGCAGCGTCGCGACCACCGATGGCAGCGGCACGAGCCACGCCGACGGCAGCAGCAGCGAGGGCGGCGACGGCAGCGGTAGCACCGGCGGCCCCGTGGTCCCGCTCGGGCCCTGGCGCGTGATGAGCTTCAACGTCATGTGCTCGGGCTGCACCCCGGCGGGCTACGAGCCGTGGTCGGCCCGCGTGCCGCACCTCGGCGACACCGTGCGGCGCCACGATCCCGATCTGTTGGGTACGCAGGAGCTGTTCGCGGCCGCCGAGGTCGCGCAGATCGAGGCCGAGCTCCCCGAGTACACGTCGATCTGGTGGGCGGCCCCGGACGCCGACAGCCTCGACTACGCCGACGCGGCGATCTTCTATCGCAGCGCGATGTTCGAGGAGGTCGAGCACGGCTTCTACTGGCTGTCGCCCGACCCCGACGAGCCCTACTCCAACGGCTTCGCTGCGCCGCAGCTGCCACGGCTGGTGGTGTGGGCGCGCCTGCGCGTGCTCGCCGACGGGGCCGAGTTCGTGTTCGCGACCACGCACTTCGACAACAACGCGCCCTCGCAGGAGAAGAGCGCACCGCTGGTGCTGGCCCGCACCGCCGCACTCGCCGACGACTGGCCGGTGGTGATGGTCGGCGACTTCAACGCGCAGCCCACCGACCCGGCCTACGCGATCCTCACCACCGGCGTCGACGGGGCGCCGCCGCGCTTCGACGACGCCTTCGTGCTCGCCGACGACTGGCACGTCGACACCAACCTCACGCCCGCGCCAGCGTACGACCCGAGCGGCCGCATCGATCACGTCTTCGTCGCCGGCGGCCCGTGGCGCGCGCGCGATTGGGTCGCCGATCTGTGGGGCTACGGGCCCGACGATCAGTACACCTCGGATCACTTCGCGATCGCGGTCGAGCTCTCGCTCGAGTGA